In one Vibrio sp. VB16 genomic region, the following are encoded:
- the tsaB gene encoding tRNA (adenosine(37)-N6)-threonylcarbamoyltransferase complex dimerization subunit type 1 TsaB, protein MSAKILALDTSTENCSVALVVDGQTYFRSEVSPRGHTTKILPMIDEVLNEAGIRLHDVDALAYGRGPGSFTGVRIGIGIAQGLAFGANLPMIGVSTLAAMAQATYRVNGTEYAACAIDARMSEVYWGRFCRQENGEWLNVDQECVISPENLIKDVKADDLVWSLAGTGWTAYQQELIALELIGDQSEVLYPEAVDIAFLAQFELEKGNTTNAEEASPVYLRDKVAWKKLPGRE, encoded by the coding sequence ATGAGCGCAAAAATTCTTGCCTTAGATACATCCACCGAAAACTGTTCAGTAGCATTGGTTGTGGATGGGCAAACTTATTTCCGTAGTGAAGTGTCCCCGCGAGGGCACACGACTAAAATATTACCTATGATTGATGAGGTACTTAACGAAGCAGGCATCCGTTTGCACGACGTTGATGCGTTAGCTTATGGACGAGGTCCTGGTAGCTTTACGGGTGTCAGAATAGGCATTGGTATTGCACAAGGACTCGCGTTTGGTGCTAATTTGCCAATGATTGGTGTGTCTACCCTAGCGGCAATGGCACAGGCAACATATAGGGTAAACGGAACGGAATACGCGGCCTGCGCTATAGATGCGCGCATGAGTGAAGTCTATTGGGGACGTTTCTGCCGCCAAGAAAATGGCGAATGGTTAAACGTTGATCAAGAGTGTGTAATATCACCAGAAAACCTAATTAAAGATGTGAAGGCTGATGATTTGGTTTGGTCATTGGCCGGAACTGGATGGACGGCGTATCAACAAGAGCTTATTGCGCTAGAATTAATTGGGGATCAAAGTGAGGTTCTCTATCCTGAAGCAGTAGATATTGCATTTTTGGCCCAATTTGAACTCGAAAAAGGCAATACTACAAACGCCGAGGAAGCGAGCCCAGTTTACCTTCGTGACAAAGTTGCGTGGAAAAAGCTCCCAGGTAGAGAGTAA
- a CDS encoding chromosome partitioning protein ParA: MVTINGLTPTVINRNQKAAKKGALKKEQASDGVVQTTKVAAAVSQSIRQLSESELERVQVQYDLPEGQSRKAMEEYMDIFNRSKKEELARLIGVDIYI, from the coding sequence ATGGTGACAATTAATGGCTTAACACCAACGGTAATTAATAGAAATCAAAAAGCGGCTAAGAAAGGCGCTTTGAAGAAAGAGCAAGCGAGTGACGGTGTTGTGCAAACAACCAAAGTTGCTGCTGCCGTATCCCAGTCCATAAGACAGTTAAGTGAATCTGAGCTTGAAAGAGTTCAGGTTCAATATGATCTTCCTGAAGGGCAATCCCGTAAAGCGATGGAAGAGTATATGGATATTTTTAATCGCTCTAAGAAAGAGGAACTTGCTAGATTAATCGGAGTCGATATCTATATTTAG
- a CDS encoding Slp family lipoprotein, whose product MMFRTISILICSALISACSSLPDSLSTTNENVLTDYQQWVDAPVDQENEVRLGGIIANVTNLENQTRIEVVNMPINSVGKPSLHSEPTGRYVGYYNGYLESMSFAKGRLVTLLGVSDGEEQGKVDDFDMTFKVMNIKGFHLWRIEETVIVNDIESHFSPCYGLYCRGSRGLPSKGKVIQEVK is encoded by the coding sequence ATGATGTTTAGAACGATAAGCATACTCATCTGTTCGGCTTTAATATCGGCTTGCTCATCGCTGCCTGATTCGTTATCAACGACAAACGAGAATGTATTAACCGATTATCAACAGTGGGTAGATGCCCCGGTAGACCAAGAAAATGAAGTCCGGCTTGGTGGTATTATTGCGAATGTGACTAACCTAGAAAACCAGACTCGAATTGAGGTTGTCAATATGCCGATTAACAGCGTTGGCAAACCCAGCTTACATTCTGAACCAACGGGTCGTTATGTTGGTTACTACAATGGCTATTTAGAATCCATGTCGTTTGCAAAAGGTCGCCTTGTCACGTTGTTAGGTGTGAGCGACGGAGAGGAACAAGGCAAAGTAGATGATTTCGATATGACATTTAAAGTAATGAATATCAAAGGCTTTCACCTATGGCGTATAGAAGAGACGGTTATTGTGAATGACATAGAAAGTCATTTTTCACCTTGTTATGGGCTCTATTGCCGTGGGTCTAGAGGTCTACCTAGTAAGGGGAAGGTCATACAGGAAGTCAAATAA
- a CDS encoding alpha/beta fold hydrolase yields the protein MFTENKFKLVHNELATMELGDPETAELTIVFIHGWLDNSGSFIKLMKECHQLMPDVHLVAVDLPGHGLSAHRSDDNYYLFHDYIDDIHQFLTALSPKKLLLVGHSLGAFLATCYSAAFSENVAGLVQIEGFGPLAESPNNTVKRLREGVLSRQQIREKRERYFFSIDEMVDIRAKVNHLRRLEVMPIVKRGSVFDGQVWKWRHDAKLNADSLIRMSRKNAEAIMKEVRCPHLVILGQSGFDYLLSQAKLEFEHPLAAQNEQFSVEYIPGGHHCHIQQTQLTSELIFGLVNKI from the coding sequence ATGTTTACCGAAAATAAATTCAAACTAGTACACAATGAACTTGCGACAATGGAACTCGGTGATCCTGAAACGGCCGAACTGACGATCGTTTTTATCCATGGTTGGCTTGATAACTCAGGAAGCTTTATCAAGCTAATGAAAGAATGCCACCAATTGATGCCTGACGTACACCTTGTTGCCGTTGATCTCCCAGGACATGGGTTGTCTGCCCACCGCAGCGATGATAATTATTATCTTTTTCACGACTATATAGATGATATTCATCAATTTTTGACGGCATTATCGCCGAAAAAACTGTTGTTAGTGGGACATTCACTTGGTGCATTCCTTGCAACTTGTTATAGTGCCGCGTTTTCTGAAAATGTGGCAGGGTTGGTTCAAATTGAGGGCTTTGGTCCCTTGGCTGAATCACCCAATAATACCGTAAAAAGATTGCGTGAAGGGGTATTGAGCCGACAACAGATAAGAGAAAAGCGAGAACGGTATTTTTTTAGTATTGATGAGATGGTTGATATTCGTGCCAAAGTAAATCATCTAAGAAGACTTGAAGTGATGCCCATTGTCAAGCGAGGCTCTGTTTTTGATGGTCAAGTATGGAAATGGCGGCATGACGCAAAACTAAACGCGGATTCTCTTATTCGGATGTCACGTAAAAATGCAGAAGCCATAATGAAAGAAGTCCGGTGCCCGCATTTAGTCATACTTGGGCAGTCTGGATTTGATTATCTATTATCACAAGCGAAGCTAGAATTTGAACATCCATTGGCCGCACAAAATGAGCAGTTTAGTGTTGAATATATTCCCGGTGGTCACCACTGCCATATTCAACAGACTCAGTTAACTTCAGAGCTAATTTTTGGTTTAGTTAACAAAATTTAA